The following are encoded in a window of Peromyscus eremicus chromosome 12, PerEre_H2_v1, whole genome shotgun sequence genomic DNA:
- the LOC131922493 gene encoding small ubiquitin-related modifier 1-like, protein MSDQEAKPSTEDLGDKKEGEYIKLKVIGQDSSEIHFKVKMTTHLKKLKESYCQRQGVPMNSLRFLFEGQRIADNHTPKELGMEGEDVIEVYQEQMGAHSRV, encoded by the coding sequence ATGTCTGACCAGGAGGCAAAACCTTCAACTGAGGACTTAGGGGATAAGAAGGAAGGAGAATACATTAAACTCAAAGTTATTGGACAGGATAGCAGTGAGATACATTTCAAAGTGAAAATGACAACACATCTCAAGAAACTCAAAGAGTCGTACTGTCAAAGACAGGGAGTTCCAATGAATTCACTCAGGTTTCTCTTTGAAGGTCAGAGAATTGCTGATAATCATACTCCAAAAGAACTTGGAATGGAGGGAGAAGATGTGATTGAAGTTTATCAGGAACAAATGGGGGCTCATTCGAGGGTTTag